Part of the Scomber japonicus isolate fScoJap1 chromosome 2, fScoJap1.pri, whole genome shotgun sequence genome, tttctgtttgttttgttggtgTTTCTTGGAGGCTCCTGGCCGCTGAGCTTGAAACTTTTTTGTACCTTGAGCCATTTTTGCTAACCGGAAGAGAGTTTTCGTCCGTATCACAGCGAGCCATACCCCTCTCCCGCCCTACTCTCCCTCTGATTGGCTCGTACTCGGTGTCGTCATTGGTTGATTTAAGGATGAGGAGTGGGATTGGTAAGGGTTAGGATATACTAGTAccagagccaatcagaggtagAGAAGGGCGGGTTTTCGTGCAGCTTTCCGTCACCATCCTAGAAAACAGTTCTCTCCTTCCTGTGctttaaccatagactgtacagACACAGCAGTTATCCAGCATTACCGCCATCTATTGGTTTCTCAGTGACAgactaatatataatatattattatataatataatatgagtTTGAGACAGACACAAGCAACTAATTTCATtgtggttttattatttttactgtattgaTGTGAAAGAGAAATCTCTTAATTCATGACTGCACTTTACAGCATTAtattcatatacatatatatttaaaaaaatccagttttgaACTATTTCCACATGTTACAAAATGAAACCCAGATCAAGTGATtatcaataacaacaataacatacTTGCACTTAAAGAGGCCATCTGAACAACACTCCTTCCATGGTAATTGCAGGCCATACTAATCATTGATAATACACACAAGCACCTGCTTTGATTTATTAAATCAATGTGGAAAAGACGTGGCAAGCAGCATTGAATTTTGGCAACTGATTATTAGGCATGTGTCTGGCTTCTcaaaaaggggggtgggggggtgtaaCATCTTTTTAAACACAGTACCATATTGCTGCTGCTTCTAAAGCATGGTGTAAAAACATAGCATAATGCAGACACAATTCAGCTACAACCCAACTTAACACACCTGCCTCAATCTAGGCTACTTTGGCAAACTAAATGCACTGCCACAAATTATTTGTCACTTTGGGATTCAAGATACAAACATTAGTGAGATATGGAGAATTTTAGTCCAGATTTTCCTCTGCAGTCTCTCAATCTGCTGTGCTGCAGCCTGGCACGTGAATCGCTTGTGTTCATGCATTTcagtgtttgagtctgtgtTGGCAGACGGAGAGGTAGTGCGTATGGTTGAGGAGGCCTCCCCAGTGTGGTGTACTAATGGCCTAGTCACTAGGAATCACAATgtcatgaaataaaacaacaaatcacaGCCAAACAGTTAATCATCATGAtgtacagacaaaacaaacaaacaaaaaaaatctcgTACCTCTTAAAGATTTCAAAAGAAATATTGTGTGGCGGGTCTGACAGCCACAAAAATTGCTACATATGTCTGGAACATTATCTAAATCTGCCCCCAAACACTTGGTGTCTTTAACTgtacaaaacaaagaaagaaagatccAAATACACAAGTGTCttttatgcttgtgtgtgacCTAACAGCATCATTGTGAGTAGAGGTTTGATGCGTGGACAGAGGAGGAATGAAGAGGGATTAGGAagaagataaaaggaaggaaaaagtgaGCTTATATTACAGCATGTTAAAGATATGGATTATGACACAATGGATACTGCAATTATTATTGacattaaggtttttttttagggtttCAGTTTTCTCTGGACCTCATGATGGTCCTGTAGAGTAGAAAGGGGGTTTGTGTATTTGTCACCTGTTACGATGAATGAAGTGTTAAGTCCACAAGgtcactgagtgtgtgtgaggtcaaTAAAGGGGTGTTAAGAAGGTATGCTGACATGTTGTGTTGCCAGACCTTGTACATCTGTCTCATCAAGCTCGCTGACGAATTCAAACAATAGTTGAATTAACATACGCATAATTACCCTGGTTTAGACATTTCCCTATATACATAATCGTAACACAATCATTTGGTTTCTGGTTGTCTGAATTAGCTAGGTCATCTGATCACCAGTAAAACCAACAATCATCATGTCTTTGTTGTTAAATTGACTAATTACATGACTTTGGTTGAAGACATATTTGAACACATGGCATGATCAGAAACTTGGATGAGGTCCTATCTAGTGAACGTTTCTTAAACTAGGATATGCCGTCTCCATGAGCAACCTATAACTGGGATAGTACACTACAAAAGGATGGAGATACAGAGGTTTGTAGTGGTGTGGTCGTTTCAGGCAACACCAAAAAAAACGCTGTCTCAGTAGTCTCATTATCACACCTTTTTCAATTAGATTTTCTCCAGATCTGTTGAGGCTTAATGAGAAGGAGGTCTGGCAACATAACATGTACCAGGGTGTAGGAAGGACTGAGGGGCTGCGGTCTCACCTATTACTATGTATTGGTGCTGCACCTGTAAGGCAGTGAGCAGTGCTGGCCCCGAGTCTGGGCCTGTGACATTCAGTACAGCGAGTAGATCAATATATCTGGGATTCTTTCATGAGGCATCTTAGAACAAACGTATCGTAAGACCTCAGTTAAACACctttcacacacaaacctgGGTATCACCCAGAAGATAGGTAACAGTCTACTTGTTATGGGTAAATACAAGGTCGCCGTCGGGTCTGCGAATTATGAGGGTAGGGTGAcaattaatgatcattttcattaatctagcaattattttttattttaccaactactcctttaaaatattaaatgtaagaCAATAGCAATAATGTCCAGTGTCCCAGAGCTCAAGGAAATATCTTCTATTCTATCTATTTACTAGATGAATCGGATCATTGCCACAGATCTACAATCCTGTCCTGCCATCTCCAGGACCAAGAAGAGACAAATTTGTGGATGACAGGGAAAGACATATCTCCCGATAGCTCTAGAGAAAAAACTTTTTATAGTCCTTAGTGTCTGCTTGTACAGGTATGGGTACTTCTAATGGAAGTCAGTCTGGAGTAAAACAGCATTTCATTTATGAAGAGAGATTGATACAAACAGTTGAAACACATCCTGAACTAAGCACAAAGGCAAGACGTGACAGAGTGTCTGGAGTGTTGCCTGATCGCAGCCCTAACAAAAGCAAGTTTATCTGAGTTGAGTATTACATTCTGATTGTTGGAGGCATTGCGCCATGTGTCCCCTTCAGCTGTAGTCACACAGCTTTCTGCAGAAAACACCCCACaaatattaaaggaatagttcaccCCAAAATGAAGAGTGAGTCCTCTACTCTATTTAGCTTTTGTTTGTATGGACAAACATTGTCATATTTCTGTCTTAGACTTCAGTTATAGTAAACACTTTAAATACTCTACACTTGCATTACTTTTGAAATGCATTtactgagtttttttttaaccacatggGGGCAGCAAAACAACctattaaaacaacaaagattTTATTTCCTTAAAAATGGTTTAGGTGGACATGTTAAACAGTAAATAGTTGCCCATACAGATTAATATTAGGTtttatttggagtcatgtttatGTCCACCTGACAAAAGAAAGTTTAATATTTATTCTCCTTGTTAGCAGTTTTGGTCTCCATCTAtccctgagggaaatatttggcTCAATAAATGTTCCACTATGTTTATGAGCTAACTGCTTTATCTGTCTGCAGTTTGGTGATGGTAAAGTAgtatttttgctgaaaacagctccctgctgctgctggaagccACACCACTGAGAGCGATGAGactgaaacacaacagcaaagtTGTGGGCTGCAGAACCAAAACAATTAGCTGAAAGATGGTAAAGTGCAGTGTTGGCTgttaattctctgtgggtttgttaCTATAAGCAACACTTTATATATTACATGTATACATGTAATTATTGTTGATataaacatatgaaataaagatgccaatatcatttattttagttattattttaatgtttgggggggggggcatttttcTGAGCTGTACACTTTTGTTACTTAAAATAATTTGGCATTAGCCTGACATAGAGTACAAGCTGCACATGTATTTTGTGGTTTACAAACATTAGAGAAGTCTTGACTCATGTTCAAGTGAGCAGATgaccacatttttattttcgGGTGAACTGTTCCTTTATTAGCTTTATCTATATTAGAGAAATGTAACAGACATCACAGCTCAAGCAAGAGCTGCTTGGGTGAAAATGATACCAATTTCCCCCTTTTTTGATTCTTCATTCTTACAGTGTCCAGTGCAGTATAGTGAATATCAGTATGGTGCTGAAATAAGTATGGCTATATTTATATATCGACATCATGAGAATACAAGAGTATGGTATGATAGAGTACAACTGGTATAAATACAGCCATGTATTGTTATAGGCTTCAGCTGACTAACGAGGGCCCATCAAGAAATTCCGCTTGTTCAAAATTTTTCCGCGCAGGGTAAAAAGTGAGTGAAATAcaacttttttcatttcactgagaGCTATAAATTTGGATTATACCCCTACAAAAGTATCtacacagaaaaaacagaagttaaatgttaatataacatttttgaTGCCAGCTTGTAATTTCAAATAACCACATATTTGGTTAAAATAACAGTACTTTATTTTTACTAGCAGGGGTTGGTTTTCTACATATGTACACACTACCAATGAGGACATGTATATTTACAAGTGGGTAGCAGCATTTTAGAAACCATGGCTGATCAAAATCACTACTTTCAAATTGAAATATCAGTCATGTCACAGCTATGGTAGTTTTTGTCTGCAGTTGAAGAAGCCCTGAAAATTTAACTCAGTACTGACTCGTAAAATTTGTTTGCCAAATAGAATTTAAGGATCGGTGTCCAGCTGAGCGCTATTCATTGTCGCAGAAGCCATTTAGAAAAAAGGTGGCAGAAGAGAATGAAAGATGAGATGTAAAACTTGGGAAAAGGTaggaatggagagaaaaaaaagaggaatggaaAAGAAAGGGGAGACTGCACATGTGGTTTGTCATCTGcaacttttggggacaaatttcagacttcgGGCCAGTTAATAAAAGGACAACTTgtccaattggggacaaaagctaTGTTTAGGATTATGTAGGTCTCCAGGCAATGAATGTAAGTCTTTgcaatgtccccaaaagtgactatgatctgatatgtgtgtgtctgcttgactccctgcagtgtgtgtgtgtgtgtgtgtgtgtgtgtgtgtgtgtccatcttaTTTTTCAGCTGTGCATCACTGACATGTAACAGTGACCGTGCGTTTACcaaaattaaatgaaaccaCGACAATGACTGTGCGTGTGTCCTGTGTTGAAATgagagtgtctttgtgtgtgatgttGAGGTGCAGTGGCGCACACGGACCAGCAGGAGGGGCTCTAGAGGGCGGTAAGGCGGCCGGTGAGAGCCGCCTGGAGCTCGGAGGGGAGGAAGACTCCCAGCTCTGTGATGATGCCCCCTGTGATGAGCTGGTGAGGGGTCACATCGAAAGCAGGGTTCCACACCTCGATACCTGCGACCAACAGAAGAATACATGTGAGATGACTTATCGTTTCAAGAGTATGTCCCTTTTCTTACAGTCAGCTTAGTCCAATCTTTCCCAAGCTTTTTGATGTgagtccatttaaaaaaaaaagaagaagaaagagtctACTTGTGTGCACTTTCCACAGATTAAATACATTATGCATGAATCTTGAATGACTTTCTCTCCTATTTTAAAGGCTCAGTAATTTTCTAAAAAGGCAAGGCACTGTAGTTTGTGGCAaacattactcaaacaggagtaaacAGTTACTGTTACAGCAGCAGGACACTGTGTGTGTAAGATAGGGAAATGTCACtgagtgcaacagtgtggcttATTTATGTGGTTTTAAGTCGTTTTTGGACAGTGATGGAGGTCTACGGCACAGAGGAATTAAGTATAACAGTTCAGAGCTCTCAGCGTTCTCAACTACATCTCAGCATGTTACTGTGGTTAACAGTAAGAAAACTGTAGAGTAACTTCAGCGTTATCTATAAAATGCTGTTAATGTGACTGATGAGAAGAGAGTGTGAGAGGAAAGttaaagagacacagagacataaTGTGACagcacacctcctcctctccagggGCCAGTGTGCTCATTAAatgaatgtatattttaattacTGTGATGTCACCGAGCACCTCTCTGCTCTGGTAACGTAATTAGAGATCAAATGACTCAACGTAGCTCTCACAAAACTCacctcaaacacacagagaaaatgtcAATGTCCACAGATTCAGACTTTGACGTACCAGTCTGTCCTGCTGTGAAACCTGCAAAGTGCCTGAAGTTTTGTTCTACATTTTGTAAGCCTGCAGAACAGCTTGAGGGACTTAACCacaattcattgcattttaCTATTAAAAATAATGGCAGGGCACAGCGTGAAGTTCCTGGGGTTCAAAGCACTGATGATGAACTGTTTGAATCTGGCCTgtgacctttgttgcatgtcattccaCATTAGTGCTGCAGACTAACAAAGactttcattattaattacTCTGACCATTATTGTCTCAAATcttttggtctataaaatgtcatacatagtgaaacatttaaatttcCCAGAGTCAAAGGCAATCTTcagatctcttttttttttgtccgatcaacagtccaaaatcaaaaagatattcagtttaatatcatgaCAAAGGAAAGTATTAAATTATCACTTATGAGAGGATGAAAACAGCtatgttttggcatttttgcttatgaacaattaattgatttgtttCTGATTGTTCTTATGTTGAccgactaatcgttgcagctctatcCCGCCTCTCTCTATCCTGATTACTTGTCATCTCTCTACTCTCACAGTCTCATAAAAGCATTAAGGCGGTGGATGTAAACAGCAAAATAGTTCTAAAGTCTCATGTGCACTTTATAAAACGGGCCACACTGTTATGGCCTCTGCACAGGTAACGTGTGGCTGCCCCACTCCTCATGAAGTGTTCAGAGCCTTTGCTCATTCCTTCACTCTGGCGCTGATGTGACGCCAGTTAAAGTCCGAGGGGTCAGTGATTAGGGCTTAGGGCGGACACTGGAACTAGGTCATGCTCATCCATGTGGCCTGAAATTCTCCCCCTTGCTGACCATCCTCTACTGAAGTCACAGATTTTTATATTCTGTCgttttacacttttaaaaacacttttgcaACTCTTCTAAAAAACAGCATCCCAGACGTCTTACCCGGGGCAGCAATGGGGACTCCATTTATACTGGTGAGTTCCTCAGGAGGGCGTACTTCGATGATGATGTCCCTGCCACTCTCCAGGCTCAGGTCGCACGATGTGCTCGGTGCGGCCACATAGAAGGGAATCCCATGGTGCTTTGCAGCGATGGCCAGCTGGTACGTGCCCACCTTGTTGGCTGTGTCACCGTTGGCAACCACCCTGTCTGCGCCCACCACCACAGCTTAAAAGGGAGGACATGACAGAGAGAGGGTGTTAAGAACCAGAGAGGAAGTGTTTGAATAAATgtaggaaagagaagaggagacaaaCACACCTGTGATGTTCATTTCTCTCATGGTGAGGGCAGCCATGCTGTCTGTGATGAGTGTAGCGGGGATTCCCTCTGCTACCGCCTCATATGCTGTCAGTCTGGATCCCTGGTTGTAAGGCCTTGTCTCCGTGCAGTACACCCGCTTCAGCCTGCCCAGCCCGTGGAGGCTTCGCACCacacctagacacacacacacagttatagtTACACTGCCATATTTTAACAGTCACCCTCTTTTCTCATTCACACCCACAGCTCCCAGTCTCACCCAGCGCGGTCCCGTATCCAGCTGTGGCAAGCGAGCcggtgttgcagtgtgtgaggATGGTCACAGAGTCCCTCGGGACGCCAGACAGGATATGCTGGGCGCCATAGTTACCAATTTTCTTGTTGTCATTGACGTCACGCTCCAGCATGTCTTCGATCCAGGCAATTACACTGTAGGAAGGGGGGCAACAAGAGGtgggaaaagagaagaggaggtgtCTATCAAGTCTGCAGTTACAATGTGCCggcatgtttgtgtttatactgACTCCCATTCCTCTGATACTCAGTTACAGACACTCTCTCCATTTCTCACATCCATAATCATGTCTCATAATGTGAGGTTTTCAGCTCATCTCTGCCTCTGCTCTTCTACGGTTGCTCTATCACATTTTTCCTTATGTCCCCCTTTTCTTACACTCTCATCACTTGTATCAATTTGTTGTTCT contains:
- the mri1 gene encoding methylthioribose-1-phosphate isomerase, translated to MTLEAIRYRAGSLQILNQLLLPHQTVYDEIRSVQDAYEAIKSMKVRGAPAIAIVGCLSLAVELRAGAGGDDPVTFIRESLCQLTSARPTAVNMGRAARELMEFAENESMEKNSEQLRESVIAWIEDMLERDVNDNKKIGNYGAQHILSGVPRDSVTILTHCNTGSLATAGYGTALGVVRSLHGLGRLKRVYCTETRPYNQGSRLTAYEAVAEGIPATLITDSMAALTMREMNITAVVVGADRVVANGDTANKVGTYQLAIAAKHHGIPFYVAAPSTSCDLSLESGRDIIIEVRPPEELTSINGVPIAAPGIEVWNPAFDVTPHQLITGGIITELGVFLPSELQAALTGRLTAL